The following are encoded together in the Chanodichthys erythropterus isolate Z2021 chromosome 16, ASM2448905v1, whole genome shotgun sequence genome:
- the cryz gene encoding quinone oxidoreductase, which yields MATSKLMRAIRVSEFGAPSVLKLCTDLPVPSPGQKQVLIRVHACGVNPVETYIRSGSYARKPSLPYTPGSDVSGVVEAVGEGVHLLQAGDRVFTIGTVTGGYAEYTVASEDTVHKLPDCLDYKQGAAIGIPYFTAYRALVHKAHAKAGETVLVHGASGGVGIAACQIARAFGLEVLGTAGTSEGMKLVLSSGAHLAFNHREQDYLDKIKDATSGQGVNVIIEMLSNVNLSNDLQLLDFGGRVIIVGSRGSIEINPRDTMMKETSIIGVALYNATKKETSECAAALFAGMEAGWLKPAIGPQYTLDKVAQAHEDIINSPGASGKMILIM from the exons ATGGCCACATCTAAATTAATGAGGGCTATCCGGGTGTCAGAGTTTGGAGCCCCTTCAGTTTTAAAACTCTGCACAGACCTGCCTGTGCCAAGTCCTGGTCAAAAACAG GTTCTGATTCGAGTCCATGCGTGTGGTGTAAACCCAGTGGAGACGTACATCCGCTCTGGATCTTATGCTCGGAAACCCAGCTTGCCCTATACTCCAGGATCAGATGTCTCTGGTGTGGTTGAAGCTGTTGGGGAGGGTGTTCATCTCCTACAG GCAGGTGACAGAGTTTTTACAATAGGCACTGTGACAGGAGGATACGCTGAATACACTGTGGCCTCAGAGGACACGGTTCATAAGCTGCCTGATTGCCTAGACTACAAACAGGGAGCAGCTATCGGAATCCCATACTTCACTGCATACCGGGCGTTAGTTCACAA GGCTCATGCCAAAGCAGGAGAGACTGTTCTTGTCCATGGAGCCAGTGGTGGG GTTGGCATTGCAGCGTGTCAGATCGCACGAGCGTTTGGCCTTGAAGTTCTGGGTACAGCAGGGACATCTGAGGGGATGAAGCTGGTACTGAGCAGTGGAGCTCATCTTGCATTCAACCATCGTGAACAAGACTACCTGGACAAAATTAAG GATGCTACCAGTGGACAAGGAGTGAATGTGATCATTGAGATGTTGTCCAACGTCAACCTCAGTAATGATCTTCAGTTGCTTGACTTCGGTGGCAGAGTTATT ATTGTTGGCTCTAGAGGCTCTATTGAGATCAACCCCAGAGACACCATGATGAAAGAGACCAGCATCATTGGCGTGGCTTTGTACAATGCAACTAAG AAGGAAACATCAGAGTGTGCTGCAGCTCTTTTTGCAGGGATGGAGGCAGGCTGGTTGAAACCTGCCATTGGTCCACAATATACACTTGATAAAGTGGCCCAGGCTcatgaagacatcatcaacagtCCTGGAGCCAGTGGAAAGATGATTTTGATCATGTGA
- the tyw3 gene encoding tRNA wybutosine-synthesizing protein 3 homolog: protein MEGDTFQQWKNQCLNKCDFSKKGSVDEDISHIVSFINSHDRYFTTSSCSGRIILLDGVSDCPDVQKQNCSWLFVTHQKCQREDVVTGLEKSVGDATLKFEPFVLHIQCKQLEDAQLLHTVAINSGLRNSGITVGKKGKVIMAVRSTHCLEVPLSHRGNVLITDQYLDFLIGVANQKMEENLKRIKRFYECLQGALQPQEQRCSLKEEANKKPVYRRRRKRTQDDSVTDCCQSVKEHTENSEEEIDCDLLFLS from the exons ATGGAGGGCGATACATTTCAGCAATGGAAGAATCAGTGTCTTAATAAGTGTGATTTCAGTAAGAAGGGCAGTGTGGATGAGGACATTTCTCATATTGTCTCCTTTATTAACAGTCATGATCGCTACTTCACGACAAGCTCTTGCTCCGGAAGAATCATCCTTTTGGACGGG GTGTCTGATTGCCCCGATGTGCAAAAGCAAAACTGTTCCTGGTTATTTGTCACCCATCAGAAGTGCCAAAGAGAAGATGTG GTCACAGGTCTGGAAAAGTCTGTTGGAGATGCCACTTTAAAGTTTGAGCCTTTTGTCCTTCACATTCAGTGTAAACAGCTTGAGGACGCACAACTACTG CACACTGTTGCAATAAACTCAGGCCTCAGGAATTCTGGTATAACTGTGGGAAAGAAAGGCAAGGTcatcatg GCGGTACGCAGCACACATTGTCTTGAGGTTCCTCTCAGCCACAGGGGTAACGTCCTCATCACTGACCAGTACCTTGATTTCCTCATCGGAGTTGCGAACCAGAAGATGGAAGAAAATCTTAAAAGAATAAAGAG attctACGAGTGCTTACAAGGTGCCCTACAACCTCAAGAACAGAGATGTAGTTTAAAGGAGGAGGCCAACAAGAAACCCGTCTACAGACGGAGGAGGAAAAGGACACAGGACGATTCGGTGACAGACTGTTGCCAGAGCGTCAAAGAACATACTGAAAACAGCGAAGAGGAAATTGACTGTGATCTCCTGTTTTTATCTTAG
- the lrrc53 gene encoding uncharacterized protein lrrc53, with protein sequence MRSICLLLMLTITRVQLSSLCPASCLVCTEDVIICHKLSRIIDAPGSTKALMLTDGLIDSVDNMVLSDLTNMSVLALSNNAISSIMQNAFQNLTFLTTLSLDHNRISSQTLDNSTFSWLHRLETLQLGNNNLKDIDGSWFQNSRALKTLQLEGNHFTVLNSTTFARADLRNLEMLDLSDNLIVYIGSDSFRGMPSLRSLDLSRNHLRSVPDAFSYLSWLSVLNLDLNLWSCTCELRELASFLNSYSQAPDKVLYNGQRMVCVNTDNPAVQTVLELTDANCVPPNRNITVEVVSKSNNTSQQYIRNVAIAIVFSFFGGVGITLGLIAIAYHKLSKKFKLVQEEGRAGERNTSSPESTQWNFCEGKDTLSMSHALYNSNYKSHQPWEREDSPYLGSDALENHFTCHKCSSTALAIGKHKREIVLHGANHVSEQLTNRQPKGNDQHSVLQQRSKDASGRRHNESRSGVSNSHLGSQDTSSQRRGGSKDISAVRIRQLALSNHFSALQRGPFRPPDQIHNEVTQGNHSLLKHQAEDISSRPIYQTISCLHCHQTYEYRQAGSNKQNFPFINHSQNTGEQMYDTMLYRDILGYEKSNGGRRDESQASELGFKLASQRSVTFDLAGPEERVLTVMADRHKQESWMKSSKTSAQKSPRKLGKTKSGTQGQLKTHKPRGQAKRTLKVKLNLNPLRKNRVHPKSIDKENNEEDKMSKKAKKEKLRSKKDKKDVQRKDKTSKKSKHNTEGSGNEEEKTSKTIHAKKGNKDSKSTSEDTDEVTKERGQEQQSYIPVEGETLLETLFSSRSEAQMASTIPLTLSLTLPDEHNSLTAQSNPGVLNAADSQQLSNPNIALPVSESAASQDAVDQSNSSDPMSSPAPVIQEYVSLAEGSPKRKLRLILPEKTSNRPQTALDKKIR encoded by the exons ATGAGAA GTATCTGCCTTCTACTGATGCTGACAATCACTCGAGTTCAGCTGTCGTCACTCTGCCCCGCTTCCTGTTTGGTGTGTACTGAAGATGTCATCATCTGTCATAAACTCTCAAGAATCATTG ATGCACCAGGCTCTACAAAAGCTTTGATGCTCACTGATGGACTCATTGATTCTGTGGACAACATGGTTCTTTCTGATTTAACCAACATGAGTGTTCTGGCACTCAGCAACAATGCCATTTCCAGCATCATGCAGAATGCGTTTCAGAATCTCACTTTCCTTACAACACTGTCGCTGGACCACAACCGCATCTCCAGTCAAACCCTGGACAACTCCACGTTCTCCTGGCTTCACAGACTGGAGACTCTCCAGCTGGGTAACAACAATCTGAAAGACATTGATGGCTCCTGGTTTCAAAACTCTAGAGCTTTAAAAACACTTCAGCTAGAGGGGAACCACTTTACAGTCTTGAACTCCACCACCTTTGCCCGCGCAGACCTGAGGAACCTGGAAATGTTGGACTTGTCCGACAACCTCATTGTGTACATAGGCAGTGATAGCTTCCGAGGGATGCCTAGTCTCCGCAGCCTTGATCTGTCCCGAAATCATCTACGCAGCGTTCCGGATGCCTTTTCATACCTGTCGTGGCTCTCGGTGCTGAACCTTGATTTGAACCTCTGGAGCTGTACGTGTGAGTTGAGAGAGCTGGCCTCATTCCTCAACAGTTACAGTCAGGCTCCTGATAAAGTATTGTACAATGGGCAGAGGATGGTGTGTGTGAATACAGATAACCCAGCTGTGCAGACTGTGCTGGAGCTGACTGATGCTAACTGTGTCCCGCCAAACAGGAATATCACAGTGGAGGTTGTGTCTAAAAGTAATAACACCTCTCAGCAATACATTAGAAATGTTGCTATTGCCattgtgttttcattttttg GTGGTGTTGGGATCACCTTGGGACTGATTGCCATTGCATACCACAAACTCAGTAAGAAATTTAAACTTGTTCAGGAGGAGGGTAGAGCTGGAGAAAGGAACACGTCCAGTCCAGAATCAACCCAGTGGAATTTCTGCGAAGGCAAGGACACTCTATCTATGAGCCATGCGCTCTACAACAGCAACTACAAATCCCATCAGCCCTGGGAGAGAGAAGACTCTCCTTATCTGGGATCAGACGCACTGGAGAATCATTTCACCTGCCACAAGTGCAGCTCTACAGCCCTTGCCATAGGAAAGCACAAAAGAGAGATTGTCCTGCATGGAGCCAATCATGTGAGTGAACAGCTGACTAATCGCCAACCTAAAGGGAATGATCAACATTCTGTGTTGCAACAAAGGAGCAAAG ACGCAAGTGGACGGAGACACAATGAGAGCAGGTCAGGAGTTTCAAACAGCCATCTGGGCAGTCAGGATACTTCTTCTCAACGTCGTGGGGGTTCAAAAGACATCTCAGCTGTCAGAATACGCCAGCTGGCCCTCAGTAATCATTTCTCAGCCCTCCAGAGAGGCCCGTTTAGACCCCCAGACCAAATCCACAATGAAGTAACTCAAGGAAATCACTCACTGTTAAAACACCAGGCTGAGGACATCAGCTCTCGGCCGATTTACCAAACCATCAGCTGTCTGCACTGTCATCAGACTTATGAATACAGACAAGCTGGGAGTAACAAGCAGAACTTTCCATTTATAAATCACTCACAGAATACTGGAGAACAAATGTATGACACTATGCTATACAGAGACATCTTGGGTTATGAGAAGTCAAACGGTGGGAGACGTGATGAGAGTCAAGCTAGTGAGCTGGGGTTTAAGTTGGCTTCTCAAAGGAGCGTCACTTTTGATCTAGCGGGGCCCGAGGAACGTGTCCTCACCGTAATGGCTGACAGACACAAGCAAGAAAGTTGGATGAAGAGCTCTAAAACATCTGCACAGAAAAGCCCCCGAAAGCTGGGTAAGACTAAGAGCGGCACACAAGGACAATTAAAAACCCACAAACCCAGAGGacaagcaaagaggacactaaaagttaaattaaatttaaacccCCTTCGAAAAAACAGAGTTCATCCAAAGTCCATTGATAAAGAAAATAATGAAGAGGACAAGATGTCCAAAAAGGCCAAGAAGGAAAAACTGAGAagcaaaaaggacaaaaaagatgtccaaagaaaagacaaaaCTAGCAAAAAATCAAAACATAACACTGAAGGCTCAGGAAATGAGGAAGAGAAAACCTCCAAAACTATACACGCTAAAAAAGGAAACAAGGATTCAAAGTCCACATCTGAGGATACAGATGAAGTCACTAAAGAAAGAGGACAAGAGCAACAAAGCTATATTCCTGTTGAGGGGGAAACTCTGTTAGAGACTCTCTTCAGCAGTAGATCTGAAGCTCAAATGGCATCAACAATCCCGCTGACACTCAGTTTAACTCTTCCAGATGAACACAACAGTCTAACGGCTCAATCAAACCCTGGTGTTCTGAATGCCGCTGACTCTCAGCAGCTATCCAATCCAAATATTGCACTTCCTGTGAGTGAATCTGCTGCTTCACAGGATGCGGTGGATCAGTCCAATAGTTCAGACCCGATGAGCTCTCCTGCACCTGTCATCCAAGAATATGTATCTTTAGCCGAGGGCTCTCCAAAGAGGAAGTTAAGACTCATTCTACCTGAAAAAACCTCCAACAGGCCACAAACAGCACTTGATAAGAAAATCAGATAG